A stretch of Fusarium poae strain DAOMC 252244 chromosome 2, whole genome shotgun sequence DNA encodes these proteins:
- a CDS encoding hypothetical protein (MEROPS:MER0043003~CAZy:CE10) has translation MMEDVHRKIWQPLHPAIRDRLDPQYVAYHEAHLQYIEPDEIKDWDGSTRTKKVSLPPGGTKPIPVGSINDYDVGRFRVRIYTPTGQCDERGWPVLVWFHGGGWAVGGLNNGTDLCCWACERARCLVVSVDYGLAPENPFPAAVEDSIDAVRWVASSPAELQKIDTSRISISGTSSGANLAVVAALSASSPEVALPTARPSLQNAMAHPPVSLLLFIPVVDNTATVDGVWKPNAETAPWLTPSRMEWYRKLYFTQDDHRSRWDASPNLAPDILLKKLPKTWMAIAEMDILAPEASKFSQQLQGLGVDVETLIVQGGTHSILSLHGVIDRGYKMIEDAIRHLQNTFGTG, from the exons ATGATGGAAGATGTACACCGCAAAATCTGGCAACCCCTCCACCCCGCTATTCGTGACCGTCTAGATCCCCAATACGTCGCCTACCATGAGGCACATCTACAGTATATCGAACCAGATGAGATCAAGGATTGGGATGGTtcaacaagaacaaagaagGTCTCTCTGCCGCCGGGAGGAACCAAGCCTATTCCCGTTGGAAGTATCAACGACTATGATGTTGGCCGGTTCAGGGTGAGGATTTACACTCCTACAGGCCAGTGTGATGAGCGAGGCTGGCCTGTTCTCGTTTGGTTCCACGGCGGTGGATGGGCAGTGGGAGGCTTGAACAATGGTACAGATCTTTGCTGCTGGGCCTGTGAGA GAGCACGCTGTTTAGTTGTCAGTGTCGACTACGGTCTCGCCCCTGAAAATCCATTCCCAGCTGCGGTCGAGGATTCGATTGATGCTGTGAGATGGGTTGCATCTTCTCCAGCCGAATTACAGAAAATAGACACTTCGCGTATTTCTATTAGCGGAACTTCATCTGGTGCCAATCTAGCCGTTGTCGCTGCTCTATCTGCATCAAGCCCAGAGGTCGCATTACCGACCGCGCGACCTTCACTCCAAAACGCCATGGCCCACCCTCCAGTATCACTACTTCTGTTTATACCAGTAGTCGACAATACTGCTACTGTCGACGGAGTCTGGAAGCCCAATGCAGAGACTGCCCCTTGGCTTACACCTTCTCGAATGGAATGGTATCGTAAGCTCTACTTTACCCAAGACGACCATCGTTCAAGATGGGACGCAAGTCCTAATCTAGCCCCGGATATTCTTCTCAAGAAACTCCCAAAGACGTGGATGGCAATTGCAGAAATGGATATTCTTGCTCCCGAGGCGTCGAAATTCAGTCAGCAATTGCAAGGGTTGGGAGTTGATGTCGAGACCTTGATCGTGCAGGGTGGAACGCACTCGATTCTTTCTCTTCACGGCGTCATAGACCGAGGATACAAGATGATAGAAGACGCAATCAGGCATTTGCAAAACACATTTGGCACTGGTTAA
- a CDS encoding hypothetical protein (TransMembrane:7 (o49-68i75-95o107-128i149-173o185-209i240-257o277-296i)) encodes MSTSVPDLNNQTWIDQGGLFYFCFQNPKSQYCEDVPGYYQYRVDLAPNAAFLAIFTASLIGFIVTWIITRRGTAFNVALILGLICEVIGYVGRILSWQNRWSENGFLVQICCLTIGPAFMAAGVYLCLRRIVSAFGPENSRLPPEYYTRIFIPCDVVSLVLQALGGAMASIASHQHKSPDTGSNIMIAGLTFQVITILSFIACSVDFAIRTIRRQRALGDAALDQRPEIVKVRNSSRFKAFLGALSLATFCILWRSAFRVAELSRGWEGPIMGDQYMFVGFEGILIVVAVVVLNIFHPAICMREMLELDDGGLKGLWGFRGRKSRVTASQDSADYERKTPASETMAL; translated from the exons ATGTCGACGTCTGTTCCAGATCTTAACAATCAGACATGGATTGATCAAGGTGgccttttttacttttgctTCCAGAATCCAAAGTCTCAATACTGCGAAGATGTTCCTGGATACTACCAGTATCGGGTCGACCTCGCTCCCAATGCAGCTTTCCTTGCCATATTTACCGCTTCGTTGATCGGATTCATCGTCACTTGGATCATAACTCGCAGAGGAACCGCTTTCAATGTTGCTTTGATTCTCGGTCTCATCTGTGAGGTTATCGGCTACGTGGGACGCATCTTGAGCTGGCAGAACCGTTGGAGCGAGAATGGTTTTCTGGTGCAGATTTGCTGCTTGACAATCGGTCCTGCGTTCATGGCTGCTGGAGTATACCTCTGCCTTCGAAGGATTGTATCAGCTTTTGGGCCTGAAAACTCAAGACTCCCCCCGGAGTATTACACTCGTATA TTCATCCCTTGCGATGTTGTATCTCTCGTCCTTCAAGCTCTGGGAGGTGCCATGGCTTCGATTGCTTCTCATCAGCACAAAAGTCCTGATACGGGATCAAACATCATGATTGCTGGCCTTACCTTCCAAGTCATCACGATTCTTAGCTTCATCGCATGCTCAGTCGACTTTGCCATTCGAACGATCCGCCGTCAACGTGCTCTCGGCGATGCAGCCCTCGACCAACGTCCTGAAATTGTCAAGGTTCGCAACTCGTCCCGGTTCAAGGCTTTTCTCGGCGCCCTGTCCCTAGCAACCTTCTGTATTCTCTGGCGGAGCGCCTTTCGAGTAGCAGAGTTGTCCAGAGGGTGGGAAGGCCCTATCATGGGTGATCAATACATGTTTGTTGGCTTTGAGGGGATCTTGATAGTGGTTGCGGTGGTGGTTCTTAACATCTTTCATCCTGCCATCTGTATGCGGGAAATGTTGGAGCTGGATGATGGCGGTCTCAAGGGGCTTTGGGGATTCCGTGGTCGCAAGAGCAGGGTCACTGCCAGCCAGGATTCGGCTGATTACGAAAGGAAGACACCCGCAAGTGAGACCATGGCACTATAG
- a CDS encoding hypothetical protein (MEROPS:MER0208659~TransMembrane:1 (o14-46i)~BUSCO:14158at5125), which produces MAIPFIGRLRPYEYLALVGSFILVGLEAVIRVLTLALPPFLVSLFYRASRRLFNRFSAPSRRRAESKRKSISTSVRDAADFVELCRIWGYEAEEHIAQTKDGYLLGLHRLQWRKGEEGQKVNYGPTSLKKKVIYMHHGLLMNSEVWVSLTDEQRCLPFELVEKGYDVWFGNNRGNKYSKKSIHHSPTSNAFWDFSIDEFAFHDIPDSISYILDTTQQESLSYIGFSQGTAQAFASLAIHPKLNNQVNVFIALAPAMAPAGLSSGIVDALVTASPSVLFLLFGRRSILSSATMWETILYPPIFSKLIDMGLSFLFNWQTLNISASQKLAAYPHLYSFTSTKSVVHWFQIIRNKCFQMYDDDVHQPISVTSTRKYSKVAKYPTRNIKTPIVLVYGGSDSLVDIKVMLKELPPQTVATEIPHYEHLDFLWARDVDTQVFQHVFDALDSFTDAEHTKEEYDRYYVSRQESLLGSGYAYARAQAHPGSESESSTLTPSLEGTNSVQLAPVPQPHRARETASGIPSPKNTTRHRVNYSFDKIGDPPRTPTFQTEPTEPPAGQESLEDGAQTEPTEPPAGQEQVDEGARTPIAARLKAGVTRSGSVGSNISLDGMREGRGITIGASRAVGGVVTTSGASGINGEGSPGRESGSERKKNKMTFNVFSRLM; this is translated from the exons ATGGCGATTCCCTTCATTGGGAGGCTTCGCCC CTACGAGTATCTCGCCCTCGTGGGCTCATTTATTCTCGTCGGTCTCGAGGCAGTCATTCGCGTTTTGACGTTGGCATTGC CCCcatttcttgtttctcttttttaCAGGGCTTCTAGGAGGCTTTTCAACAGGTTCTCTGCCCCTTCGAGGAGGAGAGCGGAGAGCAAACGTAAAT CGATATCCACTTCAGTTCGAGATGCAGCAGACTTTGTCGAGCTGTGTCGCATCTGGGGTTATGAGGCAGAGGAACACATTGCTCAAACCAAGGATGGATATCTTCTAGGTCTTCATCGACTCCAATGGAGAAAGGGCGAAGAAGGCCAGAAGGTCAACTACGGACCAACAAGTTTGAAAAAGAAAGTCATTTACATGCACCATGGCCTTCTTATGAATTCTGAGGTTTGGGTATCCCTTACTGATGAGCAGCGATGTCTTCCCTTTGAGCTGGTAGAAAAGGGATATGACGTTTGG TTTGGCAACAATCGAGGAAACAAGTACTCCAAGAAATCGATTCACCACTCTCCAACTTCTAATGCCTTCTGGGACTTTTCAATCGACGAATTTGCCTTCCATGACATCCCAGACAGCATCAGCTACATCCTTGATACCACCCAGCAAGAAAGCCTTTCGTACATCGGTTTCTCACAGGGCACAGCACAGGCCTTCGCCAGCTTGGCCATTCACCCCAAGCTTAACAATCAGGTCAACGTCTTCATTGCTCTCGCCCCTGCCATGGCTCCAGCCGGCCTGTCTAGTGGAATTGTCGACGCGCTTGTCACGGCATCGCCTTCTGTTTTGTTCCTTCTGTTTGGTCGTCGCTCTATTCTAAGTTCCGCGACCATGTGGGAAACTATTCTTTACCCGCCCATCTTCAGCAAGCTTATCGATATGGGGCTGTCGTTCTTGTTCAACTGGCAAACTCTCAATATCTCGGCCAGTCAGAAATTGGCTGCGTACCCTCATTTGTACTCATTCACAAGCACCAAGAGTGTGGTTCATTGGTTCCAGATCATTCGAAACAAATGTTTTCAGATGTATGATGACGACGTTCACCAGCCGATTAGTGTCACCTCGACCAGAAAATATTCAAAGGTGGCCAAGTACCCGACTCGAAATATCAAGACGCCCATCGTCCTCGTATACGGAGGCAGTGACTCCCTTGTAGATATCAAGGTGATGCTGAAGGAACTGCCACCTCAGACCGTCGCAACCGAAATTCCCCACTACGAGCACCTCGACTTCCTCTGGGCAAGAGATGTTGATACACAGGTCTTCCAGCACGTCTTTGATGCGCTCGACAGTTTCACCGATGCCGAGCATACAAAGGAGGAGTATGATCGATACTATGTCAGCCGACAGGAGAGTCTGTTGGGCTCAGGATATGCATATGCACGTGCGCAAGCTCATCCAGGCAGTGAGAGCGAGTCTTCGACTCTTACCCCAAGTCTCGAAGGGACGAACAGCGTCCAGCTTGCGCCCGTCCCTCAACCTCACCGAGCAAGAGAGACTGCAAGCGGAATTCCATCACCAAAGAATACGACACGCCACAGGGTCAACTACTCTTTTGACAAGATAGGCGATCCGCCAAGGACCCCGACGTTCCAGACCGAACCCACCGAACCTCCTGCAGGCCAAGAATCCTTGGAGGACGGTGCCCAGACTGAACCCACCGAACCGCCCGCGGGTCAAGAACAGGTAGATGAGGGAGCCAGGACCCCTATAGCGGCAAGGCTCAAGGCCGGTGTTACGCGCAGCGGAAGCGTGGGTAGCAACATCAGCCTGGACGGCATGCGAGAAGGTCGAGGCATCACCATTGGAGCGAGTAGAGCCGTCGGTGGTGTGGTGACCACAAGCGGCGCCAGCGGCATCAACGGCGAGGGCAGCCCTGGAAGAGAAAGTGGTTCGGAGAGGAAAAAGAACAA GATGACATTTAATGTCTTTTCACGATTGATGTAA
- a CDS encoding hypothetical protein (BUSCO:1890at5125) encodes MSNYGYDPRGAPQRPPQRGYGDDNYGQRDAAFSNIFGAAPPPGRSQTMTSSSSMPQSMMDPGRTQTMSSMSSGMQRQPPPRAPPGHYGDHPNAGRTRTMDSNSMMGNGYYPSQRSASGGQQMPPHYMQQQQQARRPYPGPGPGGPAPPRMDPRGPPPQQAPGPRTPAQRFYQGGPGPGPAMNNDPYRSQSLASAPRQPMYHPPPSTYQQAPANHLRQAPYAQQNSSRTTAQGRVVPERHEDRTMSLTGNYQPQSMDAHQTMSGRVIPNRRAPAELPTANGYPNSMPHAPGAQTRTSSMVSSNGGGDHGRTMSMASTIAPTITPSESDASTLAQRPTRSKSIESERPPTATKIRPPLVYPALLSRVGECFRKKIIVGDRTKNELTYKNAFSGSEAVDVLSYIIRTTDRNLALLLGRALDAQKYFHDVTYEHRLRDSQSEMYQFRETLMDEPEDKPAVNGVFVLLSECYSPTCTRDQLCYSIACPRRLEQVSRLNLKINPGLRKEDAVNAVDDEVDQTDEQKLWINSVPKEVAEKVGDKEKKRQEVISEICYTERDFVKDLEYLRDFWILPLRSKASPVPVQRREKVVKTIFSNIIDHPSIHTVSSRFASNLTTRQQKEPIVHNIGDIFLEYVPQFEPFILYGSKQLEGKFEFENERSVNPYFGKFVDEIERRKESRKLELNGYLTKPTTRLARYPLLLENVLKYTEDDNPDKEDIPKVLVMIRDILGRVNAESGKAENRFNLRRLHEQLRFRPNERVDLRLTEEGREMVFKCQFKKTATDPPEITAFLFDHAVLLVRIKQTGKAEEIKAYRRPIPLELLAIKEMDEVIQKDGNMKRTSSSLIPSIRNNTNNDPARKEGWPITFRHLGKAGYELTLFASNQATRQKWLEFIHTAQERLRSRADFFNTTVISSHFFAGTNRVNCVTPFDGGRKLLYGTDSGVYLSDRKVKDQVPRRVLETASVTQIDILEEYQLLLVLSNKTLQSYPVSALNPDEPALSRRPKKIQSHCSFFKTGICLGRHLVCCVKSSALSTTIKVFEPNDAMTKAKKQKGIGKFMSGGHDELKPFKEFYIPTESSSVHFLKSKLCVACARGFEVVSLETLETQSLLDQADTSLDFVARKEGVKPIHIERLNGEFLLNYSEFSFFVNRNGWRARPEWRIDWEGTPQSFALSYPWILAFEPNFIELRNMENGAVHIVPRKNIRMLHSSTHEILFAHEDEKGDDIVEAIDFWKSNRKSELLGS; translated from the exons ATGTCCAACTACGGTTACGACCCTCGAGGAGCTCCTCAACGACCACCACAAAGGGGATATGGTGACGACAACTACGGCCAACGAGATGCCGCCTTTTCCAATATCTTCGGCGCGGCCCCCCCTCCTGGTCGATCTCAAACTATGACTTCGTCGTCCTCTATGCCGCAGTCCATGATGGACCCTGGTCGCACTCAGACCATGTCCTCCATGTCCTCCGGTATGCAGAGGCAGCCACCGCCTCGTGCTCCCCCAGGTCATTATGGCGACCACCCGAACGCCGGCAGAACTCGGACGATGGATAGCAACAGTATGATGGGGAATGGCTATTATCCTTCCCAACGATCAGCATCCGGTGGCCAGCAAATGCCACCTCATTAcatgcagcagcaacagcaggcGAGACGTCCATATCCCGGACCTGGGCCTGGAGGGCCGGCACCTCCGCGAATGGATCCAAGAGGTCCTCCACCACAGCAAGCTCCTGGCCCTAGGACGCCAGCTCAGCGATTCTATCAAGGAGGACCAGGACCAGGACCAGCTATGAACAATGATCCTTATCGCTCACAATCACTTGCCTCTGCCCCCCGCCAGCCAATGTACCATCCCCCTCCAAGCACGTACCAGCAAGCCCCTGCAAACCACCTCCGACAGGCCCCTTACGCGCAGCAGAACTCATCGAGGACGACTGCTCAAGGGCGAGTCGTGCCGGAACGCCACGAGGATCGCACTATGTCTTTGACCGGCAACTACCAGCCTCAAAGCATGGATGCCCATCAGACTATGAGTGGGCGAGTTATACCTAACAGGCGAGCACCAGCAGAACTACCAACCGCCAATGGCTATCCCAATTCGATGCCTCATGCTCCAGGCGCACAAACCCGAACATCCAGCATGGTTTCGTCCAATGGTGGCGGTGACCATGGTAGGACCATGTCGATGGCGTCTACCATAGCACCAACCATCACTCCTTCCGAGTCAGATGCTTCTACTTTGGCTCAGCGACCTACCAGGAGCAAGTCGATTGAGAGCGAACGACCCCCAACTGCGACCAAGATCCGACCCCCCCTCGTGTACCCGGCTCTTCTCTCTCGAGTAGGAGAATGCTTCCGCAAGAAGATTATTGTTGGTGATCGCACCAAGAACGAATTGACGTACAAGAATGCCTTCAGCGGATCAGAGGCAGTGGATGTTCTATCATACATTATCAGGACTACCGACCGTAACTTGGCTTTGCTGCTTGGGCGTGCTCTAGATGCACAAAAGTACTTCCATGATGTCACTTACGAGCATCGCCTACGAGACTCCCAATCGGAAATGTACCAGTTTAGGGAGACGCTGATGGATGAGCCAGAAGACAAGCCTGCAGTTAATGGTGTCTTTGTCCTCCTTTCCGAATGTTACTCTCCCACGTGTACCAGGGACCAACTCTGTTATTCTATCGCCTGTCCTCGACGTCTAGAGCAAGTTTCCAGGCTTAATCTGAAGATCAACCCTGGCTTGCGGAAAGAAGATGCTGTCAATGCTGTCGATGATGAAGTCGACCAGACTGACGAACAAAAGCTTTGGATCAACTCAGTTCCCAAAGAAGTTGCCGAAAAGGTGGGAgacaaagagaagaagaggcaagAGGTCATTTCAGAAATTTGCTATACCGAACGAGACTTTGTCAAGGATTTGGAATATCTACGAGACTTTTGGATTTTACCTTTGCGATCAAAGGCCTCGCCAGTGCCCGTTCAGCGTCGTGAAAAGGTTGTTAAGACGATCTTCAGCAACATTATCGACCATCCTAGCATTCATACCGTCAGCTCCCGATTTGCCTCCAACTTGACAACACGACAACAGAAGGAGCCCATTGTACACAACATCGGCGATATTTTCCTGGAATACGTTCCTCAGTTCGAACCTTTCATTTTGTACGGTTCAAAACAGTTGGAAGGAAAGTTTGAGTTTGAAAACGAACGATCGGTGAACCCTTACTTCGGCAAGTTTGTGGATGAGATTGAAAGGCGCAAGGAGTCGAGAAAACTGGAGCTGAACGGTTATCTGACCAAGCCAACGACTCGTCTGGCTCGTTATCCCTTGCTACTCGAAAACGTCTTGAAGTACACAGAAGATGATAACCCTGATAAGGAGGACATTCCCAAGGTCCTGGTAATGATCCGAGATATTCTGGGCAGAGTCAACGCAGAGTCTGGAAAGGCTGAAAATAGATTTAACCTCAGAAGACTCCACGAGCAGCTTCGATTCAGGCCCAACGAAAGGGTGGATCTTCGACTCACCGAAGAGGGCCGCGAGATGGTCTTCAAGTGCCAGTTTAAGAAGACAGCCACCGATCCTCCTGAGATCACAGCTTTCCTCTTCGATCATGCAGTTCTTCTGGTTCGTATCAAGCAAACAGGCAAGGCCGAAGAAATCAAGGCATACCGTCGACCTATTCCTTTGGAACTTCTTGCAATtaaggaaatggatgaagttATTCAGAAGGATGGCAACATGAAGCGAACTTCTTCAAGCTTGATTCCCTCGATCCGTAATAACACCAACAACGATCCAGCTAGAAAGGAAGGCTGGCCAATTACATTCCGCCATCTTGGAAAAGCCGGCTATGAACTGACGCTTTTTGCATCGAACCAGGCGACACGCCAGAAATGGCTTGAGTTCATTCACACCGCACAGGAGCGTCTTCGGTCCCGAGCCGACTTCTTTAACACAACAGTTATATCAAGCCATTTCTTTGCTGGCACTAACCGAGTTAACTGTGTTACACCATTCG ATGGCGGCCGTAAACTTCTGTACGGCACAGACAGCGGCGTCTACCTCTCCGATCGTAAGGTCAAGGATCAGGTACCACGCCGCGTGTTGGAGACTGCCAGTGTCACTCAGATTGACATTCTAGAGGAGTACCAACTTCTCTTGGTGTTATCTAACAAGACGCTGCAGTCCTATCCTGTTTCGGCCCTCAATCCCGATGAGCCCGCATTGTCTAGGAGGCCTAAGAAGATCCAGAGCCATTGCAGTTTCTTTAAAACGGGAATTTGCTTGGGTAGACATCTGGTCTGCTGTGTCAAATCATCTGCCCTATCTACTACGATTAAGGTGTTTGAGCCTAATGACGCCAtgaccaaggccaagaaacAGAAGGGTATAGGCAAGTTTATGAGCGGCGGACACGATGAACTTAAGCCGTTCAAGGAATTCTACATTCCCACCGAGTCGTCGTCTGTTCACTTCCTCAAGTCCAAACTTTGTGTTGCTTGCGCTCGAGGCTTCGAGGTTGTTTCTCTCGAGACTCTCGAGACACAATCTCTCCTTGACCAGGCTGACACCTCGCTCGACTTCGTGGCTCGCAAGGAAGGAGTTAAGCCGATCCATATTGAACGACTTAATGGGGAGTTCTTGCTTAACTACTCAGAGTTCTCCTTCTTTGTTAATCGCAACGGATGGAGGGCTCGACCGGAATGGCGAATTGACTGGGAGGGTACACCACAGAGTTTCGCGCTCAGCTACCCGTGGATTCTTGCGTTCGAACCGAACTTCATCGAGCTCCGTAACATGGAAAACGGTGCTGTGCATATTGTTCCTCGCAAGAACATTCGTATGCTGCATAGTAGTACACACGAG ATTTTGTTTGCACATGAAGACGAAAAGGGTGATGACATTGTCGAAGCCATCGATTTTTGGAAGAGCAACCGCAAGTCAGAGTTGCTCGGTTCATAA
- the VMA11 gene encoding v-type proton ATPase 16 kDa proteolipid subunit 2 (TransMembrane:4 (o12-34i55-77o89-116i128-154o)), with the protein MAESELAPKFAPFIGMAGIAAAMIFGCIGAAYGTAKSGIGIAGVGTFRPDLIMKCLIPVVMSGIIAVYSLVISVLIAEDLDPSKNYSLFSGFMHLGCGIAVGMTGLAAGYCIGIVGDTGVRAYMEQSRIFVGMVLILIFGEVLGLYGLIVALILNTKSKG; encoded by the exons atggcaGAATCAGAGCTTGCCCCCAAATTTGCTCCCTTTATTGGGATG GCCGGAATTGCAGCTGCAATGATCTTCGGAT GTATTGGAGCTGCCTACGGCACAGCGAAGTCCGGCATTGGCATTGCTGGTGTCGGTACTTTTCGACCAGATCTCATCATGAAG TGTCTAATTCCAGTCGTTATGTCCGGTATCATCGCCGTCTACTCGCTAGTCATCTCCGTCCTCATCGCTGAGGATCTCGATCCTTCCAAGAACTACAGCTTGTTTTC GGGCTTTATGCATCTCGGATGTGGTATTGCAGTCGGCATGACTGGTCTTGCCGCTGGTTACTGTATCGGAATTGTTGGCGACACTGGTGTTCGTGCCTATATGGAACAGTCCAGGATCTTCGTCGGCATGGTCCTGATTCTTATTTTCGGCGAGGTTCTTGGTCTCTACGG CCTCATTGTTGCCCTGATTCTTAACACCAAGAGCAAGGGTTGA
- a CDS encoding hypothetical protein (BUSCO:56931at5125) translates to MTGAIATPRYSNDDFETASVRSAAPSYALPYIVKLDAASKSSAIWHEIIFADLFTAPVSEAPSYHSTNPFPETLPSYTPPARNHAVVRSSMIPSSSGTSTPTARQQTIGLPPVPAAPLRSQPNLDNFRIATWSSVSSNPAARHYQNVANRRLTAQRDPVDSLRRVMTDISEQAPERYTSRPLEDPYLVGEVAASRARRERVARESGDDILIREDRQWDWFLARMKDSDERQRSWTSYRREQDAGSRKKLFRRMGGRRLL, encoded by the exons ATGACGGGCGCTATCGCTACCCCTCGGTACAGCAACGACGATTTCGAGACAGCTTCGGTTCGTTCAGCTGCTCCTTCTTATG CTCTACCTTATATCGTGAAGCTGGACGCTGCTAGCAAAAGCTCCGCAATCTGGCACGAAATCATTTTTGCTGACCTGTTCACCGCTCCAGTCTCGGAAGCTCCCTCTTACCACTCAACAAACCCGTTTCCCGAGACCTTGCCTTCATACACCCCTCCAGCTCGAAACCATGCGGTTGTGAGAAGCTCCATGATTCCTTCCAGCAGTGGCACATCCACTCCCACTGCGCGCCAACAGACTATCGGCCTGCCTCCAGTACCCGCGGCCCCTTTGCGATCCCAGCCGAATTTAGACAACTTTCGTATTGCGACGTGGTCATCTGTATCCAGCAACCCCGCCGCTCGACACTACCAGAACGTTGCCAACCGAAGATTAACAGCACAACGTGATCCCGTAGACAGCCTTCGTCGCGTTATGACCGATATCAGCGAACAAGCACCAGAGAGATACACCTCCAGGCCTTTGGAGGATCCCTACTTGGTTGGTGAGGTGGCTGCTTCTCGGGCCCGTCGAGAACGGGTTGCACGGGAGTCGGGGGATGATATTCTGATCCGAGAAGACCGCCAATGGGACTGGTTCCTAG CTCGGATGAAGGACTCGGATGAGCGGCAGAGAAGCTGGACTTCTTACCGCCGAGAACAGGATGCTGGGAGCCGCAAAAAGCTGTTCCGTCGTATGGGAGGAAGGCGTTTGTTGTAA